One genomic window of Roseateles sp. DAIF2 includes the following:
- the acnA gene encoding aconitate hydratase AcnA — translation MPAASPATRHAFANTIAEFQTPSGRGGRYFSLPKLSKQFPQVKRLPVSLRIVLESVLRNCDGQKVTPEHVAQLANWGPTAARNEEIPFVVARVVLQDFTGVPLLADLAAMRNVAAAAGRNPKAIEPLVPVDLVVDHSVMIDHYGTKKALDLNMKLEFERNRERYEFMKWGMQAFDTFGVVPPGFGIVHQVNLEYLARGVHKTGKKDEKVYYPDSLVGTDSHTTMINGIGVVGWGVGGIEAEAGMLGQPVYFLTPDVVGFELTGRLREGVTATDLVLTVTEILRKHKVVGKFVEFFGPGTESLSVPDRATIANMAPEYGATMGFFPVDGKTLDYFRGTGRTQAEIEAFEGYFKAQGMFGVPQAGEIDYSSVVKLDLGEVVPSLAGPKRPQDRIEITHLSNKFADLFSRPVAENGFNQPAEKLPRVFKTDSGLDIRNGDVLIAAITSCTNTSNPGVLLAAGLLAKKAVEAGLKVQPHIKTSLAPGSRIVTEYLEKAGLLPYLEKLGFNLAAYGCTTCIGNAGDLTAELNEVITSNDLVCAAVLSGNRNFEARIHPNLKANFLASPPLVVAYAIAGNVTVDLMTQPVGLGKKGKPIYLGDIWPTSDEVYALMKYAMNPKAFKQNYEQVDKKPGKLWQAIKGVDGQVYDWPKSSYIAQPPFFEGFTQVPVFAAAGVSGARVMALFGDSITTDHISPAGSIKESSPAGQYLLAQGVLKADFNSYGSRRGNHEVMMRGTFANVRIKNLMIPPKADGSREEGGLTLFQQPGERQGEQMYIYDAAMQYIAAGTPTVIFGGEEYGTGSSRDWAAKGTQLLGIKAVVAKSFERIHRSNLVGMGVLPLQFKAGDSWESLGLTGNELIDIQIEGELSAQRDAKLVITRADGSRVERALTLRIDTAIEVDYYRHGGILPFVLRQLLAA, via the coding sequence ATGCCCGCAGCCAGCCCAGCCACCCGCCACGCCTTCGCCAACACGATTGCCGAGTTCCAGACGCCCTCCGGGCGCGGCGGCCGCTACTTCTCGCTGCCCAAGCTGAGCAAGCAGTTCCCCCAGGTCAAGCGCCTGCCGGTCTCGCTGCGCATCGTGCTGGAGTCGGTGCTGCGCAACTGCGATGGCCAGAAGGTGACGCCCGAGCATGTGGCCCAGCTGGCCAACTGGGGCCCGACCGCGGCCCGCAACGAGGAGATCCCCTTCGTCGTCGCCCGCGTGGTGCTGCAGGACTTCACCGGCGTACCCCTGCTGGCCGACCTGGCCGCGATGCGCAATGTCGCAGCCGCCGCCGGCAGGAACCCGAAGGCGATCGAGCCGCTGGTGCCGGTGGACCTGGTGGTCGACCACAGCGTGATGATCGACCACTATGGGACGAAGAAGGCGCTGGACCTGAACATGAAGCTGGAATTCGAGCGCAACCGCGAGCGCTACGAGTTCATGAAATGGGGCATGCAGGCCTTCGACACCTTCGGCGTCGTGCCGCCGGGCTTCGGCATCGTGCACCAGGTGAACCTGGAATACCTGGCACGCGGCGTGCACAAGACCGGTAAGAAGGATGAGAAGGTCTACTACCCCGACAGCCTGGTCGGCACCGACAGCCACACGACGATGATCAACGGCATCGGCGTGGTCGGCTGGGGCGTCGGCGGCATCGAGGCCGAGGCCGGCATGCTGGGCCAACCGGTCTATTTCCTGACCCCGGACGTGGTCGGCTTCGAGCTGACCGGCCGGCTGCGCGAGGGCGTCACCGCCACCGACCTGGTGCTGACCGTCACCGAGATCCTGCGCAAGCACAAGGTGGTCGGCAAGTTCGTCGAGTTCTTCGGCCCCGGCACCGAAAGCCTCAGCGTGCCGGACCGCGCGACCATCGCCAATATGGCGCCCGAGTACGGCGCGACGATGGGCTTCTTCCCGGTCGACGGCAAGACCCTGGACTATTTCCGCGGCACCGGCCGCACCCAGGCCGAGATCGAGGCCTTCGAGGGCTACTTCAAGGCCCAGGGCATGTTCGGCGTGCCCCAGGCCGGCGAGATCGACTACAGCTCGGTGGTCAAGCTGGACCTGGGCGAGGTCGTGCCCTCGCTGGCCGGCCCGAAGCGCCCGCAGGACCGCATCGAGATCACCCATCTGTCCAACAAGTTCGCCGATCTGTTCAGCCGCCCGGTGGCCGAGAACGGCTTCAACCAGCCGGCCGAGAAGCTGCCTCGGGTCTTCAAGACCGACAGCGGCCTGGACATCCGCAACGGCGACGTGCTGATCGCCGCGATCACCTCCTGCACCAACACCTCCAACCCCGGCGTGCTGCTGGCCGCCGGCCTGCTGGCCAAGAAGGCGGTCGAGGCGGGCCTGAAGGTCCAGCCCCATATCAAGACCTCGCTGGCCCCCGGCTCGCGCATCGTCACCGAGTACCTGGAGAAGGCCGGCCTGCTACCCTACCTCGAGAAGCTGGGCTTCAACCTGGCCGCCTACGGCTGCACCACCTGCATCGGCAATGCCGGCGACCTGACCGCCGAACTCAACGAGGTGATCACGTCCAACGACCTGGTCTGCGCCGCGGTGCTGTCGGGCAACCGCAACTTCGAGGCCCGCATCCACCCGAACCTGAAGGCCAACTTCCTGGCCTCGCCGCCGTTGGTCGTGGCCTATGCGATCGCCGGCAATGTGACGGTGGACCTGATGACCCAGCCGGTCGGCCTGGGCAAGAAGGGCAAGCCCATCTACCTGGGCGACATCTGGCCCACCAGCGACGAGGTCTACGCGCTGATGAAGTACGCGATGAACCCCAAGGCCTTCAAGCAGAACTACGAGCAGGTCGACAAGAAGCCCGGCAAGCTCTGGCAGGCCATCAAGGGCGTCGACGGCCAGGTCTACGACTGGCCCAAGAGCAGCTACATCGCGCAGCCGCCCTTCTTCGAGGGCTTCACCCAGGTGCCGGTGTTCGCCGCCGCCGGGGTCAGCGGCGCGCGCGTGATGGCGCTGTTCGGCGACTCGATCACCACCGACCATATCTCGCCGGCCGGCTCGATCAAGGAAAGCTCGCCCGCCGGCCAGTACCTGCTGGCCCAGGGCGTGCTGAAGGCCGACTTCAACAGCTACGGCTCGCGTCGCGGCAACCATGAGGTGATGATGCGCGGCACCTTCGCCAACGTGCGCATCAAGAACCTGATGATCCCGCCCAAGGCCGACGGCAGCCGCGAGGAAGGCGGCCTGACCCTGTTCCAGCAGCCGGGCGAGCGCCAGGGCGAGCAGATGTACATCTACGACGCCGCGATGCAGTACATCGCCGCCGGCACCCCGACCGTGATCTTCGGCGGCGAGGAATACGGCACCGGCTCCAGCCGCGACTGGGCCGCCAAGGGCACGCAGCTGCTGGGCATCAAGGCCGTGGTCGCGAAGAGCTTCGAGCGCATCCACCGCTCCAACCTGGTCGGCATGGGCGTGCTGCCGCTGCAGTTCAAGGCCGGCGACAGCTGGGAAAGCCTGGGCCTGACCGGCAACGAGCTGATCGACATCCAGATCGAGGGCGAGCTCAGCGCCCAGCGCGACGCCAAGCTGGTGATCACCCGCGCCGACGGCAGCCGCGTCGAGCGCGCCCTGACCCTGCGCATCGACACCGCGATCGAGGTCGACTACTACCGGCACGGCGGCATCCTGCCCTTTGTGCTGCGCCAACTGCTGGCGGCCTGA
- a CDS encoding DUF4255 domain-containing protein codes for MIDAALSQMAGQLNEHLRRRFQVDEDLAVLSNLHEQNGGLVPLVANKLVLFLAGVERDSVAHRAGTGQNLGLSPGQLLMPAPVYLNLLVMCAANFSGTSYPEALKFLSGAIAFFQSHPVLDQHNTPGLDKRLERLVLNIENLSSSEMHSLWGIHSGRYLPSVLYRVRMISVDGQHIDTREPLVRELDARGLSS; via the coding sequence ATGATCGACGCCGCCTTGAGCCAGATGGCCGGGCAACTCAACGAGCACCTGCGTCGCCGCTTCCAGGTCGACGAGGACCTCGCGGTGCTGTCGAACCTGCATGAGCAGAACGGCGGCCTGGTGCCGCTGGTGGCGAACAAGCTGGTGCTGTTCCTGGCCGGTGTCGAGCGCGACAGCGTGGCCCACCGCGCCGGCACGGGCCAGAACCTGGGCCTGAGCCCGGGTCAGCTGCTGATGCCGGCGCCGGTCTACCTGAACCTGCTGGTGATGTGCGCGGCCAACTTCAGCGGCACCAGCTACCCGGAGGCGCTGAAGTTCCTGTCCGGCGCGATCGCTTTCTTCCAGTCCCATCCGGTGCTGGACCAGCACAACACGCCGGGACTGGACAAGCGCCTGGAGCGCCTGGTGCTGAACATCGAGAACCTCAGCAGCTCCGAGATGCACAGCCTCTGGGGCATCCACAGCGGGCGCTACCTGCCCTCGGTGCTGTACCGCGTGCGCATGATCAGCGTCGACGGCCAGCATATCGACACCCGCGAACCGCTGGTGCGCGAGCTCGACGCGCGGGGCCTGAGCTCATGA
- a CDS encoding response regulator transcription factor — MRPAALQTRVIIADDHRLVREGLCALLRSEPDIAVVAEARDGMELVRLVRELQPDVALVDLAMPRMNGIEAIRRIRAEPGLSCKLLCVSAHQLPQQVQAALDAGANGYVLKENSFDELARGVRRVMAGQLFLSGELVGAVLDNYRHPASAPTGASTLGRLTPRERQMVQLLSEGYSAQQIAEQLHLSAKTVATHREHVFSKLRIQGIAELTRFALREGLSSLDARPPHC; from the coding sequence ATGAGACCCGCGGCCCTGCAGACCCGCGTCATCATCGCCGACGACCACCGCCTGGTGCGCGAGGGGCTGTGCGCCCTGCTGCGCAGCGAGCCGGACATCGCGGTCGTCGCCGAGGCCCGCGACGGCATGGAGCTGGTGCGCCTGGTGCGCGAGCTTCAGCCCGACGTGGCCCTGGTCGACCTGGCGATGCCGCGCATGAATGGCATCGAGGCGATCCGCCGCATCCGCGCCGAGCCGGGCCTGAGCTGCAAGCTGCTATGCGTCTCCGCGCACCAGCTGCCGCAGCAGGTGCAGGCCGCGCTGGACGCCGGCGCCAACGGCTATGTGCTGAAGGAGAACTCCTTCGACGAGCTGGCGCGCGGCGTGCGCCGCGTGATGGCCGGCCAGCTCTTCCTCAGCGGCGAGCTGGTCGGCGCGGTGCTGGACAACTACCGCCATCCCGCGTCGGCGCCGACCGGCGCCTCGACCCTGGGCCGGCTGACGCCGCGCGAGCGCCAGATGGTGCAGCTGCTGTCCGAGGGCTACAGCGCGCAGCAGATCGCCGAGCAGCTGCACCTGAGCGCCAAGACCGTGGCCACCCACCGCGAGCATGTGTTCAGCAAGCTGCGCATCCAGGGCATCGCCGAGCTGACCCGCTTCGCGCTGCGCGAGGGCCTCTCCAGCCTGGATGCCCGGCCGCCGCATTGCTGA